Proteins encoded within one genomic window of Variovorax sp. OAS795:
- a CDS encoding DUF4129 domain-containing protein, whose product MRSARTRLRLLAWAFAIAGAAGATGAASAAAPAPAQALTREQVNAAVERLRADPNLPGTRTERKLRFKDSDAKEEETKKKEGSVGWLRDMVKAVAEGARWLVWGLAALLLAWVLLRIQGWVRVRAERGRPAHGPLPSHVGSLDIRPESLPDDIGLGAAELWRRGQQRAALSLLYRGALSRLVHVHAVPVRAASTEGECVALASGRLAPAAQGFFVALVDAWQLAAYSGRLPSTAEVLAVCGEFDRHLSPAAAPVAAEATR is encoded by the coding sequence ATGCGTTCCGCTAGAACCCGGCTGCGCTTGCTGGCCTGGGCGTTCGCCATCGCCGGTGCGGCTGGTGCGACCGGTGCCGCGAGCGCTGCCGCGCCCGCGCCGGCGCAGGCGCTGACACGGGAACAGGTCAACGCGGCGGTCGAACGGCTGCGCGCCGATCCCAACCTGCCGGGCACCAGGACCGAACGGAAGCTGCGCTTCAAGGACAGCGACGCGAAGGAAGAAGAGACCAAGAAGAAAGAGGGCAGCGTCGGCTGGCTGCGCGACATGGTCAAGGCCGTGGCCGAAGGCGCGCGCTGGCTCGTGTGGGGGCTCGCCGCCTTGCTGCTCGCGTGGGTGCTGCTGCGCATCCAGGGCTGGGTACGGGTCCGCGCCGAACGCGGCCGGCCGGCGCACGGACCCTTGCCGAGCCATGTCGGGAGCCTCGACATCCGGCCCGAGAGCCTGCCCGACGACATCGGCCTGGGTGCCGCCGAACTCTGGCGGCGCGGCCAGCAGCGGGCGGCGTTGTCGCTGCTGTACCGCGGCGCCCTGTCGCGCCTCGTGCACGTGCATGCGGTGCCGGTGCGCGCCGCCAGCACCGAGGGCGAATGCGTGGCACTGGCGTCGGGCCGGCTCGCTCCGGCCGCGCAGGGCTTCTTCGTGGCCCTGGTCGATGCCTGGCAGCTGGCGGCCTACAGCGGCCGGCTGCCGTCCACGGCCGAGGTTCTGGCGGTCTGCGGCGAGTTCGACCGGCATCTCTCGCCGGCTGCGGCACCGGTCGCGGCGGAGGCAACCCGGTGA
- a CDS encoding DUF2242 domain-containing protein, which yields MTMPLRFSSSSTAFAPDAASAFSVLRTPVLVLGLLSALLLTACAGSPRRVSYETEEFDSTTTHTRTYGATEAQTCEAARRALLSQGYMISAANADLVTGRKSFQPASEVHVEVEFRVVCAREGGKAGKRSTVAFATALQDRYGIKKVNSSASVGVGAFGSLSLPFAGSDDAMVKVASETLTDELFYDRFFALLDRFLEGQGGVEPDVPSVAPEAPRISAPPAPAALPAPATAYPVKPVPNPD from the coding sequence ATGACCATGCCCCTTCGCTTCTCATCTTCTTCTACCGCTTTCGCCCCTGACGCAGCTTCCGCGTTTTCCGTTCTCCGCACGCCGGTCCTGGTCCTCGGCCTGTTGTCGGCCCTGCTGCTCACCGCTTGCGCCGGCAGCCCGCGCCGGGTGTCGTACGAGACCGAGGAGTTCGACTCCACCACCACCCACACGCGCACCTATGGCGCCACCGAGGCCCAGACCTGCGAAGCCGCGCGCCGCGCGCTGCTGAGCCAGGGCTACATGATCAGCGCGGCCAATGCCGACCTGGTGACGGGGCGCAAGAGCTTCCAGCCGGCCTCCGAGGTGCATGTGGAGGTCGAGTTCCGCGTGGTGTGCGCGCGCGAAGGCGGCAAGGCCGGCAAGCGCAGCACCGTGGCGTTCGCGACCGCGCTGCAGGACCGCTACGGCATCAAGAAGGTCAACAGCTCGGCCAGCGTGGGCGTCGGCGCCTTCGGCTCTCTCTCGCTGCCTTTTGCCGGCAGCGACGACGCGATGGTCAAGGTGGCCAGCGAGACGCTGACCGACGAGCTCTTCTACGACCGCTTCTTTGCGCTGCTCGACCGCTTCCTCGAAGGGCAGGGCGGCGTGGAGCCCGACGTGCCCAGCGTCGCGCCCGAGGCGCCGCGGATTTCTGCGCCCCCTGCGCCCGCTGCGCTGCCCGCGCCGGCCACGGCCTATCCGGTGAAGCCGGTTCCCAACCCTGACTGA
- a CDS encoding RDD family protein codes for MRLDTLHTAETPEGIALSLRPAGIVARGLAYLIDFAIRLCIFFGLAMLFGALGKLGGAVLLISYFCLEWLYPVVFELTRAAATPGKRAMGLRVVMDSGLPVTPAAAFTRNLLRAADFMPSFYFAGLVSMLWRCDSKRLGDLAAGTLVVFSDQVNLHGDVPAAEPQAPARPLSAQEQLAVVSWAGRATRLTPERFDELARIAEPVLAPGAIGAGASQRLLEVAQWVLGRRAVAEAREGRKQ; via the coding sequence GTGCGCCTCGACACGCTCCACACCGCAGAGACTCCCGAAGGCATTGCGCTTTCGCTGCGCCCTGCCGGCATCGTCGCGCGCGGGCTGGCCTACCTGATCGACTTCGCGATCCGGCTCTGCATCTTCTTCGGCCTTGCCATGCTCTTCGGCGCACTGGGCAAGCTCGGAGGCGCCGTGCTGTTGATCAGCTACTTTTGCCTCGAGTGGCTGTATCCCGTGGTGTTCGAACTCACCCGGGCCGCCGCGACGCCGGGCAAGCGCGCGATGGGCCTGCGCGTGGTGATGGATTCGGGCCTGCCGGTCACGCCCGCCGCGGCGTTCACCCGCAACCTGCTGCGCGCGGCGGACTTCATGCCTTCGTTCTACTTCGCGGGCCTGGTGTCGATGCTCTGGCGCTGCGACAGCAAGCGGCTGGGCGACCTTGCGGCCGGCACGCTGGTGGTGTTCAGCGACCAAGTGAACCTGCACGGCGACGTGCCCGCGGCCGAGCCCCAGGCGCCGGCGCGCCCGCTGTCGGCGCAGGAGCAGCTGGCCGTGGTGTCCTGGGCCGGGCGCGCGACGCGGCTCACACCCGAGCGCTTCGACGAACTCGCGCGCATCGCCGAGCCGGTGCTGGCCCCCGGTGCCATCGGCGCCGGCGCCTCGCAGCGCCTGCTCGAGGTGGCGCAGTGGGTGCTGGGCCGGCGTGCCGTCGCAGAGGCCAGGGAAGGACGCAAGCAATGA
- a CDS encoding stage II sporulation protein M has product MTPLDFEAAYAPIWAELEQVIGVAESKRKFDGARLATLYRRVCEHLALAQARAYPIHLTQRLEALTQNAHRLVYRRHDYGMARFARLALVDFPEAVRAHRAFLWAAALMFLLPLVAAGWAAYRDPGFILHLLDAGDVQQFDAMYGDGAEALGRKREADDDWEMFGYYVMHNIGIGFRCFAAGIFAGVGSAAVLVFNGIQIGAVGGYLVAAGHAGNFLSFVVTHSAFELTAIVLAGAAGLRLGYAWLAPGRHTRLEALRLAARHAVVIVYGVVGLLLVAAAVEAFWSSARWVPPAVKYGVGGACWLMVLAYLGWQGRPRAGTSAMKERHAG; this is encoded by the coding sequence ATGACCCCGCTGGATTTCGAGGCGGCCTACGCGCCGATTTGGGCCGAACTTGAACAGGTGATCGGCGTGGCCGAGAGCAAGCGCAAGTTCGACGGCGCCCGCCTCGCGACGCTCTATCGCCGTGTCTGCGAGCACCTGGCGCTGGCGCAGGCGCGGGCCTATCCGATCCACCTGACGCAACGGCTCGAGGCACTGACGCAGAACGCCCACCGGCTGGTCTACCGGCGCCACGACTACGGCATGGCCCGGTTCGCCCGGCTCGCGCTGGTCGATTTTCCCGAGGCGGTGCGGGCGCACCGCGCATTCCTGTGGGCGGCGGCCTTGATGTTCCTGCTGCCGCTGGTGGCGGCGGGCTGGGCGGCGTATCGGGACCCCGGCTTCATCCTGCACCTGCTCGACGCCGGCGACGTGCAGCAGTTCGACGCCATGTACGGCGACGGCGCCGAAGCGCTCGGGCGCAAGCGCGAAGCCGACGACGACTGGGAGATGTTCGGCTACTACGTGATGCACAACATCGGCATCGGCTTCCGCTGCTTCGCGGCCGGCATCTTCGCCGGCGTGGGCAGCGCCGCGGTGCTGGTGTTCAACGGGATCCAGATCGGCGCGGTCGGCGGCTACCTGGTCGCGGCGGGACACGCCGGGAACTTCCTCTCCTTCGTCGTCACCCATTCGGCTTTCGAGCTCACGGCCATCGTGCTGGCCGGCGCGGCTGGCTTGCGCCTCGGCTACGCCTGGCTTGCGCCCGGCCGCCACACGCGGCTCGAGGCGCTCAGGCTCGCGGCGCGGCACGCGGTGGTGATCGTCTACGGCGTCGTCGGGCTGCTGCTCGTCGCGGCGGCCGTCGAGGCCTTCTGGTCTTCGGCGCGCTGGGTGCCGCCGGCCGTCAAGTACGGCGTGGGCGGCGCCTGCTGGCTGATGGTGCTGGCGTACCTGGGCTGGCAGGGACGGCCGCGTGCCGGCACCTCCGCCATGAAGGAGCGCCATGCAGGTTGA
- a CDS encoding RDD family protein — MDEQSQDARYAPPRSHVEDVRQEGAQPGQLASRGKRLLASIVDGLIAAGTLWLIAKNTPFNPWRDAGLSLWAPQFVSLAIGFAVFLALHGYLLATRGQTIGKALFKLRIVRPDGSRASVGRVIGLRYAAPSLLHVVPVIGQVFALADALFIFRESRRCLHDQIADTIVVQA; from the coding sequence ATGGACGAACAGTCGCAGGATGCGCGCTACGCACCGCCTCGGTCTCATGTGGAGGATGTGCGCCAGGAGGGCGCGCAGCCCGGCCAGCTCGCGTCGCGCGGCAAGCGCCTTTTAGCCTCCATAGTCGATGGGCTCATCGCCGCCGGGACGCTGTGGCTGATTGCAAAGAACACACCCTTCAATCCCTGGCGTGACGCCGGCCTGAGCCTCTGGGCGCCGCAGTTCGTGAGCCTCGCTATCGGTTTCGCCGTCTTCCTGGCGCTGCATGGCTACCTGCTCGCCACCCGCGGGCAGACCATCGGCAAGGCACTCTTCAAGCTGCGGATCGTTCGGCCCGACGGCTCACGCGCCTCCGTCGGCCGCGTCATTGGCCTGCGCTATGCCGCGCCCTCGCTGCTGCACGTGGTGCCTGTCATCGGGCAGGTGTTCGCGCTGGCAGATGCCCTGTTCATCTTTCGCGAATCGCGCCGCTGCCTGCACGACCAGATCGCGGACACCATCGTCGTGCAGGCCTGA